The Candidatus Eisenbacteria bacterium genome contains the following window.
GGCTTTGGCCGTGGTCGTGCCGGCGTGGATCGTCACGCGCCTGCTCATCTGGTGGAGCGTCGACCTCTTTGCCGGCCGGAGCGCCCTGGGATGATTCCTTCGTCGCGAGCGACCGGCATTCTCCTGGCGACCGCCATGGTCCCGCTCGTCGCACTCGGAACGCTTTGGTGGCGGGACCGAAGCGCCCCTCGTGAGGAGCCACGCTGGGGTCAACCGGGGCTGATCCAGGTCTTCCCGAGCGCGGGAACGAAGCCAGCCGCGCGCTCCCGGAGCGTGGTCCCGGTGAACCCAGCGTGTCCCCATTGCGGCGGCTACGTCGCGGCCGCGGCCAAGAGGGTCGGACCGGACGAGGTGCTGGCGATCCTGATGGTCGACACGCGCCGTCCGCAGGACGGGCATCCAGCGCCGGCCGGCGTCGACGAGGTCTGGTGGGATCGCGACATGATCTGGCGGAATCGCTGGGGTCATCGCGTGTACGGGGAGATGCTGCGCTTCGATGCGCAAGGCCGTTATCGAGGCAGCGAGGCTCTTCTCGATGATGGTGCTCGATCCATCCCCGAAGGAAGGAGGTGAGCGTCGAATGAAGCGACATCGGAAGCCACTGACGACTCTGCTGTGCGCCATGCTCGCCCTCGGAATCTGCGCCATGCCGGTCGCGGCTCAGGACGAATGGGGAGGCGAGACGACGGAAGGGTGGCGGACGTTTCTGCAGTACGCGGGGTGCGCCATGGGGATCGCTGCAGCGCCAACCGGCATCGGCGTGGTCGTGGCGGTGACGGGGTGTCTGTTACTGATGACCGAGTGAGTCCGCGCCCCCGAGCAGGAGATGAGGGTGCTCAGGAAGATCATGTCGATCATGCTGCTGCTGGTGGCGTTGCTCACGGTGCTCGGCCCGATGACGCCGACCGCCATGGCACAGGACGTTGCCGGGTCCACGGACTATCCGGACTACGGCGAGACGGACGCCAGCAAGCTCGGGACGTTTTCAGCCATGGCGTGCGGCGTCATGGTGAGGGGCACGATCGCGACCGGCGGGGCCATCGTCGGGATCATCGCGCCGACGGTGGCGGTTTGTGCCTTCGCCTTGTTGCTGTCGCTGGAATAGATCCTGAGGCGCTGGTGGTCGGCACCACGAGGTCTTGGTCCTCGAAGTATGCTGCTTCCCGTGTCGTGGACCATCGCCAGCGCCTTTTCCGAGGCTTTGAAGCGCCTCGAATCCGCCGAGACGTCTCATCGGCAGGCGGAGGCCGAGGTCGAGGAGCTGATCGGAAGACTCCTCCAACTCGGTCGCGCGGACCTCTATCTGCAGCGGGAAAGGCCGCTCTCGGCTGAGGAGCACAGGGCCCTCCAGGGCTGGATCGATCGCCGCCTCCGTGGCGAGCCGATCCAGTACATCACCGGCCGTGCGGCCTTCCGCGAGCTCGATCTCGCCGTCACCCCCGCAGTGCTGATTCCGCGCCCCGAGACCGAGCTTCTGGTCGAGACCGTGCTCGAAGCCTTGCGCTCCGAACGCACACGCTGGCCTGCGCCCCGGGTGCTCGACCTCGGCACCGGATCGGGCGCGATCGCGCTCGCGATCGTGAAGGAGTGGCCCCAGGCCAGGCTCACCGCGACCGATCGGTCGAGAGCAGCCCTCGAGGTCGCCGAACGCAATGCCGCCGAGCTCGGCCTTGAAGGCCACATTCGTTTCCTCGAGGGCGAATGGTTCGAAGCCTTGCCGGCGGACGAGCGCTTCGAGGTCGTGGTGTCGAACCCGCCTTACATCGCGGACACGGAGCTGGAGAGCCTGCCGCGCGACGTGCGCGACCACGAACCGTCCGCGGCGCTGTTCGCGGGTCCCACCGGACTCGAGGCGCTGCGATCGATCGTCGACGACGCGCCACGACACCTCGTGGGAGGCGGCGTCCTGGCCCTCGAGCTCGCCGAGTCGAGAGCCCACGACGTGAGCGCGTGGCTCGAAGGCGCGCACGACTGGCAGCACGTGGCGCTGCGCGACGACCTCGCGGGCCGCCCGCGCATCCTGCTGGCGCGGCGTCAGACCGGCCCGGCCATCGCCCCGGCTCAGTGGGGCGAGGATCGCTGAAAGTCGAAGCTCAATCCTCACGTTCGTCGGGCCGATAACGTCCTGACCCCTGGCCGGCTCTGCCGGCCCACCCGTCCAGCGTCGGAGGTCCCATGCACGACGAACGTTCACGGATCGAATACGCGGCGCTCCTTCACCAGGCTCGGGAAGCCGAGCGCCTGATGGTGTTTTCCTGGCTGGCGCCTGGAGTTCTGGCGACCACGCTCCTGGCGTGGGGAATCGGCAACCACACGCCGGGCTTCATGGTCTCGGTGGTGCTGACGGCGGCGGCCGGATTTCTCGCCATGAGCCACTGGCGTGAGCGGGCGGCCACGGTGGCCGGCTACCTCGAGATCTATCACGAGAGCGAGACCGACAATCCTTCGTACTTCCATCGCTACGGCCGGCTGAAGGCCACGCTGGGAAACAGCGGCAACCGGGAGTGGCACGTCACCACCTATTTCAGCGCCCTCTGCGCGGCGGCGACCGTGGTGGCGTGGGTGTTCTCGTCCTCGGGCGACCACGGTGAGCTGTGGGCAGGGATCGTCACGGCGCTCGCGCTGGGCTTCGCCTCGTACTCCTTCTCCGAGACCTCACGGGCTCAGCAGACCGACACCGCCGCGCAATGGCGGCGCGCGGACTCCGGGCTTCGCGAGGTCAAGCGCCGGCTCGGCGGGGACTGATCAGTGCGTCAGGTAGTGTGAGTCCTTCTCGCCGGCGCGGATCGCGACTTTCAGCGCGTTCGCCTTGGGCGGGATGGGGCAGTTGTAGTAGTCCGAGAACGCGCACGCGGGGTTATAGGCGCGATTGAAGTCGAGCACGTAGCGGCCGTCGGGCAGGCGATCGGGATCCAGATACCGCCCGACGGCGTACGTCTCCTTGCCGGTGGTGGCGTCGCGGAAGAAGATCCCCATGTCGTTCTCGCCGACTCCAGGCTCGAGGAGGCGCGTGGCCTCCAACCGGCAGCTCTTGCCAGAGACCTTGAAGTCGAACCAGCCGGCCCGCACCGCGCGTCTCGAATTCCCCCGGGTCGACTGGATGACGACCGTGTCGGGCCGCGGGTTGGGAATGAGCGGGAGCACGAAGCGGTAGCGGAGATCCACCGGGTAGTACTGCAGTCCCTTGTACTCGGAAAGCCGTGAACTCCTGGGATCGAAGGCGATCAGCGCCGGATATCGCTGGTGAGACAGGCGAACCACGTAGCGACCCACTCCGATGTTGCGAGGCGCCAGCATGGCATGCCGGCTGGGGGTCTCGCCGATCTGGAAGGTCGCCTTCTCGTCCAGGGCGGCGACCTGGAACGAGTCGCCCACGACCCGGACCCGCAGATGCCGCGCGGCCACGGTGGAGTCCTCGAGCCGAACATCGTTTCCCGGCGCGCTGCCCACCGTGAGCTCCTGCTTGTCGTCGAAGTCCACGCGGCGCACCGCGGCCAGATACGAGGTGGGGCTGGTCTGGAGCCACTTCTCGGTGTCGGCGCGCTCCTTCTGGATCGCGGCGACCAGGGAATCGGGGGTCGCGGACGCGCTCGCGCTGGTCGCGGCGGGGGAGGGCGCGGTGAAGAGGACGAGGCACGAGCCGGCGATGGCGACCGCCACCGTGGTTCGCGACCCCATCGAAGCGGCCTTCCTCCTGGCGTTGCTTTGCATGTTCATGATCCTCGCGGGTTGAATTCCGGGACGCGCTGCCGATAATCCCGGAGACGGTTCACGAATCCAACATCAATAGGAGCGGCCGCCTGCGGCCGACAGGGAAGGAGCCCCCATGGACGTCCGCGCGGGCGCGCAGCCGTTGCCCCTCACCGAACCGGCCACCCC
Protein-coding sequences here:
- a CDS encoding DUF1684 domain-containing protein → MGSRTTVAVAIAGSCLVLFTAPSPAATSASASATPDSLVAAIQKERADTEKWLQTSPTSYLAAVRRVDFDDKQELTVGSAPGNDVRLEDSTVAARHLRVRVVGDSFQVAALDEKATFQIGETPSRHAMLAPRNIGVGRYVVRLSHQRYPALIAFDPRSSRLSEYKGLQYYPVDLRYRFVLPLIPNPRPDTVVIQSTRGNSRRAVRAGWFDFKVSGKSCRLEATRLLEPGVGENDMGIFFRDATTGKETYAVGRYLDPDRLPDGRYVLDFNRAYNPACAFSDYYNCPIPPKANALKVAIRAGEKDSHYLTH
- the prmC gene encoding peptide chain release factor N(5)-glutamine methyltransferase, which produces MSWTIASAFSEALKRLESAETSHRQAEAEVEELIGRLLQLGRADLYLQRERPLSAEEHRALQGWIDRRLRGEPIQYITGRAAFRELDLAVTPAVLIPRPETELLVETVLEALRSERTRWPAPRVLDLGTGSGAIALAIVKEWPQARLTATDRSRAALEVAERNAAELGLEGHIRFLEGEWFEALPADERFEVVVSNPPYIADTELESLPRDVRDHEPSAALFAGPTGLEALRSIVDDAPRHLVGGGVLALELAESRAHDVSAWLEGAHDWQHVALRDDLAGRPRILLARRQTGPAIAPAQWGEDR